The following proteins come from a genomic window of Anaerobutyricum hallii:
- a CDS encoding TnpV protein: protein MKEEPTMELTYHRKGDYLFPNLTVEEEEVTIGKYGMLRRRFLKEHKNSLYQSLFLTGKLNSHLAEIEMAAQERMDSQMEKLLKNHPAPDKEADPMAWTAHMNALMATAEESILTELVYS, encoded by the coding sequence ATGAAGGAGGAACCGACTATGGAACTGACATATCATCGCAAGGGGGATTACCTGTTTCCGAACCTGACCGTAGAGGAGGAAGAAGTGACGATAGGGAAATACGGGATGCTTCGGAGGAGATTCCTGAAGGAACACAAGAACAGCCTGTATCAGAGCCTGTTCCTGACAGGAAAGCTGAACAGCCATCTGGCAGAAATCGAGATGGCAGCACAGGAGAGGATGGACAGCCAGATGGAGAAATTGCTGAAGAACCATCCGGCACCGGACAAGGAAGCAGACCCGATGGCCTGGACAGCACATATGAACGCACTGATGGCAACAGCGGAAGAGAGCATCTTGACGGAATTGGTATACAGCTAG